A stretch of [Clostridium] scindens DNA encodes these proteins:
- a CDS encoding DUF5685 family protein, giving the protein MFGYIAINKAEMKFKDYDMYHSYYCGLCKCLKECYGIRGQMTLSFDMTFLIVLLTGLYEPQTQREVVNCIAHPFEKHVARTNHFTDYAAAVNIVLTYYKCKDDWDDERSRKGYMAARMLKPKVEAIRGRYPEKVAGIASNLKRLSSLEQENEQNIDLMAGLFGNIMAEIFAWQPDEWEASLRKIGFFLGKFIYLMDAYEDVEKDIASGSYNPLKEAFVNDSDFAGNCRGLLTLMMAECSREFEKLPILLHAEILRNVLYSGVWCRYTAVTAKRQESSESADTGCNDAENVTGSGSSSPKDTADSDRDNSDTGV; this is encoded by the coding sequence ATGTTTGGATATATTGCAATCAATAAAGCCGAGATGAAATTCAAAGACTATGATATGTACCATTCGTACTATTGTGGTCTTTGCAAATGTCTGAAAGAATGTTATGGTATAAGAGGTCAGATGACTTTATCCTTTGACATGACATTTCTCATCGTACTTCTCACCGGCCTCTACGAGCCGCAGACCCAGCGGGAGGTCGTAAACTGCATAGCCCATCCATTCGAAAAGCATGTTGCGCGGACCAATCATTTTACCGATTACGCCGCTGCCGTCAACATTGTCCTTACTTATTATAAATGCAAGGATGATTGGGACGACGAGCGCAGCAGGAAGGGGTATATGGCGGCAAGAATGCTGAAGCCGAAAGTGGAAGCCATTCGCGGCAGATATCCGGAAAAGGTAGCCGGCATCGCTTCCAATCTGAAGCGCCTTTCGTCTCTGGAGCAGGAAAATGAGCAGAATATCGACCTGATGGCCGGACTGTTTGGCAATATTATGGCGGAGATCTTTGCATGGCAGCCCGACGAATGGGAGGCCTCTCTTCGCAAGATCGGATTCTTCCTGGGCAAATTCATCTATCTGATGGATGCCTATGAAGATGTAGAAAAAGATATCGCATCGGGAAGTTACAATCCTCTGAAAGAAGCGTTCGTAAATGACAGCGACTTTGCCGGAAACTGCCGGGGACTGCTGACACTTATGATGGCAGAGTGTTCCAGGGAATTCGAAAAGCTGCCAATTCTTCTGCATGCGGAGATCCTGCGAAACGTCTTATATTCCGGCGTCTGGTGCCGCTATACGGCAGTTACCGCCAAGCGGCAGGAATCCAGCGAAAGCGCAGATACTGGCTGCAATGACGCAGAGAATGTGACAGGTTCTGGCAGCAGCAGTCCAAAGGACACAGCCGACTCTGACCGCGACAATTCAGATACAGGAGTATAA